The following proteins come from a genomic window of Thermoanaerobacter uzonensis DSM 18761:
- a CDS encoding Rpn family recombination-promoting nuclease/putative transposase, translated as MSQEYDVTAKNIFSNLADDIASYFLGLKFTKLDELNIEFTTIESRESDMVFKCTTKNGDIALHIEFQTYNDSKMPYRMLRYATEIMEKHNLLPYQVVVYFSKNELKMDNNLDYHLGEENFLNFRYRIIDVGKIKFEDIVKSKYYDLYTFLPVADKDKRQKEKEKEAYLRKCAEAIRDMPVDKAKKSYIVTTAEILAGIIYDEEVIEKIFSEVIGMSILEESKIYKKILEKGKLEGKKEGEKEKSIKIAKELLKKGMGIDEIAEVTELSKEEIKKLLN; from the coding sequence ATGTCGCAAGAATACGACGTTACGGCTAAAAATATTTTTTCAAATCTTGCCGATGACATAGCCTCATATTTTTTGGGTCTTAAATTTACAAAGCTTGATGAACTAAACATTGAATTTACCACGATTGAAAGCAGAGAAAGTGACATGGTATTCAAGTGTACTACTAAAAATGGAGATATAGCTTTACATATAGAATTTCAAACTTATAACGACAGCAAAATGCCTTATAGAATGTTAAGATATGCTACAGAAATAATGGAAAAACATAATTTATTACCTTACCAAGTAGTAGTTTATTTCAGTAAAAATGAGTTAAAAATGGATAATAATTTAGACTATCATTTAGGAGAAGAAAATTTTTTAAACTTTCGCTATAGGATAATAGATGTAGGGAAAATAAAATTTGAGGATATTGTTAAAAGTAAATATTATGATTTATACACTTTTTTACCTGTAGCTGATAAAGATAAAAGACAAAAAGAAAAAGAAAAAGAAGCATATCTTAGAAAATGTGCTGAGGCAATAAGAGATATGCCAGTGGATAAAGCAAAGAAAAGTTATATAGTCACAACAGCCGAAATTCTGGCAGGAATAATCTATGATGAGGAAGTCATAGAGAAAATTTTTTCAGAGGTGATAGGTATGTCAATACTTGAGGAATCAAAAATATATAAGAAAATATTAGAAAAAGGTAAATTGGAAGGGAAAAAAGAAGGGGAAAAAGAAAAAAGTATAAAAATTGCCAAGGAATTATTAAAAAAAGGAATGGGTATTGACGAAATCGCAGAAGTAACAGAGCTTTCAAAAGAAGAAATAAAAAAATTGTTAAATTAA
- a CDS encoding prepilin peptidase, whose amino-acid sequence MIKILILIILFFAAVEDIKKMEVGHIYPASILALSFVNFFLKPYILLKFYLLNSLLLFAVLFLFWLLGGIGGGDVKILTALSFYSGFKIWDILLFSSVVFLLYSLILRKFKTKLPFMPALFVGTIISFFVNF is encoded by the coding sequence ATGATTAAGATTTTGATTTTAATTATCCTCTTTTTCGCTGCTGTAGAAGATATAAAAAAGATGGAGGTGGGACACATCTACCCTGCCTCCATCTTGGCGCTTTCTTTTGTAAATTTCTTTTTGAAACCTTATATACTCCTAAAATTTTATCTGCTTAACTCACTTTTGCTATTTGCAGTTCTTTTCCTTTTCTGGCTTTTAGGAGGAATAGGCGGTGGAGACGTAAAAATTTTAACTGCGCTGTCTTTCTACTCTGGCTTTAAAATATGGGATATTCTTTTATTTTCATCTGTGGTTTTTCTCCTCTACTCTCTCATTCTGCGAAAGTTTAAAACGAAACTTCCTTTTATGCCTGCTCTTTTTGTTGGAACAATAATAAGTTTTTTTGTAAATTTTTAA
- a CDS encoding AAA family ATPase, whose translation MKVLIVSNDREYVRKAKEIYEDADVALSVESAEIMTNKKKYDFIVGDLVKDSFNGYAVKELNGEKRKEKILPLRQEVIAIYSFKGGVGKTTLVRALFESLEKNIKVLVVDLNFRDGGSDLSFMLDLPVLPHIGMWLKERTKESFFENLIEYSSSVYILQSPPKVSLVRDIEESDVDSIVKLARSKFDIIIFDLPDEFNGVVKTALDNATKIVVLSKGTEGEFARMKEFSYEFLTIFVKPEKRFKKYTKLLNLKYRVISNFSKEIDAVCDFIFS comes from the coding sequence GTGAAGGTGCTTATTGTTTCAAATGATAGAGAGTATGTCAGGAAAGCAAAAGAAATTTATGAAGATGCTGATGTGGCTTTATCTGTAGAAAGTGCTGAAATTATGACGAATAAGAAAAAGTATGATTTTATTGTGGGTGATTTAGTGAAAGACAGCTTTAACGGATATGCAGTAAAGGAGCTGAATGGAGAAAAAAGAAAAGAAAAAATACTTCCTTTAAGACAGGAAGTTATTGCAATATACTCCTTCAAGGGTGGTGTTGGGAAAACCACACTTGTTAGAGCTCTCTTTGAAAGTTTGGAGAAAAATATAAAAGTGCTTGTGGTGGATTTAAATTTTCGTGACGGAGGTTCGGACTTAAGCTTTATGCTGGACCTTCCTGTCCTTCCCCACATTGGAATGTGGCTTAAAGAAAGAACAAAAGAGAGCTTTTTTGAAAACTTAATTGAGTACAGCTCAAGTGTATATATACTTCAGTCTCCTCCTAAAGTAAGCCTTGTGAGAGATATTGAAGAAAGCGATGTTGATTCGATTGTAAAACTTGCGAGAAGCAAGTTTGACATAATAATTTTTGACCTTCCAGATGAGTTTAATGGAGTTGTTAAAACTGCGCTTGACAATGCCACAAAAATAGTTGTGCTGTCCAAGGGCACAGAAGGAGAATTTGCGAGGATGAAGGAGTTCTCTTATGAGTTTTTGACGATATTTGTTAAGCCAGAAAAAAGGTTTAAGAAGTATACAAAGCTGCTGAATTTGAAATATAGAGTCATTAGTAATTTTAGCAAAGAAATTGATGCGGTATGCGATTTTATTTTCTCTTGA
- a CDS encoding LSm family protein — protein sequence MRKILALVIVIALAVAGYQAYKDDSKRTALEEKVKGVLYSIGGDTSPIRVYDPNTMKQRPDLQPLADKFLEKHYNKEIKFILKNGTEFSGSIKNVVVAEYIKDDLSHKEGDLVLIGNFIVNSFQSSKIPKEVFIHKNVQLQLSKIYIVNGELVEDNKKPPLFLELTPLIDDVVIADEVTHYFQYTSPETKFLMSDKAYRSISGSEEGTKGKLSIEIKNKLNNKDLYIKSYFNINGLNFSEIKRESNVKEYVEWAKKNL from the coding sequence ATGAGGAAAATATTAGCTTTAGTCATAGTCATAGCGCTTGCTGTGGCAGGGTATCAGGCTTATAAGGATGACAGCAAGAGGACAGCTTTAGAGGAAAAGGTAAAAGGAGTTTTGTATAGTATAGGGGGTGACACGTCACCAATCCGAGTATATGATCCTAATACAATGAAACAAAGACCAGATTTACAACCGTTAGCAGATAAATTTTTAGAGAAGCACTATAACAAAGAAATAAAATTCATACTAAAAAACGGCACAGAATTTAGCGGCAGTATAAAGAATGTAGTTGTAGCTGAATATATAAAAGATGATTTAAGTCATAAAGAAGGTGATTTAGTGCTCATAGGTAATTTTATTGTAAACTCTTTTCAATCCTCGAAAATTCCTAAAGAAGTATTTATTCATAAAAATGTTCAACTTCAACTTTCAAAAATATATATTGTTAATGGAGAACTTGTTGAAGATAATAAAAAACCACCATTGTTTTTAGAATTAACACCTTTGATAGATGATGTGGTTATCGCAGATGAAGTTACTCATTATTTCCAATATACTTCTCCAGAAACAAAATTTTTGATGAGTGATAAAGCGTATAGAAGTATAAGTGGAAGCGAAGAAGGGACAAAAGGTAAGTTATCTATAGAAATAAAAAATAAATTAAATAATAAAGATCTTTATATTAAATCATATTTTAATATAAATGGTTTAAATTTTTCCGAAATAAAGCGGGAAAGCAATGTAAAAGAATACGTCGAATGGGCTAAGAAGAACTTATAA
- a CDS encoding TadE/TadG family type IV pilus assembly protein: protein MIRKFLKDRKAASQLISSAALIPILLFIVASIANISVVSNMQTLVNEAAFEGARIGIKSDTPEQTAQMAVANFGDGITGWKIGDRLSVITSLKNDTLTVEVRYTFYLLGGWQKILVGRSSLRIGDTP, encoded by the coding sequence ATGATAAGAAAATTTTTAAAAGACAGAAAGGCAGCTTCTCAGCTTATCTCTTCAGCTGCCCTTATTCCTATTCTTCTTTTTATTGTAGCTTCTATAGCTAATATTTCTGTTGTGAGCAACATGCAGACGCTTGTAAATGAGGCAGCCTTTGAAGGAGCAAGGATAGGAATTAAGTCTGATACTCCAGAGCAGACTGCTCAGATGGCTGTAGCAAACTTTGGGGATGGAATAACTGGATGGAAAATAGGAGACAGGCTTTCTGTCATTACATCACTTAAAAATGACACGCTTACGGTAGAAGTGAGGTATACTTTCTATCTTTTAGGAGGATGGCAGAAAATTCTCGTAGGAAGAAGCTCTTTAAGGATAGGTGATACGCCGTGA